The Bos indicus x Bos taurus breed Angus x Brahman F1 hybrid chromosome 10, Bos_hybrid_MaternalHap_v2.0, whole genome shotgun sequence genome has a segment encoding these proteins:
- the S100Z gene encoding protein S100-Z, whose translation MPTQLEIAMNIMIRTFHRYSCREGDRFKLNKGELKMLLQRELTEFLSCQKDPELVDKIMQDLDANKDNEVDFNEFVVMVAALTVACNDYFVEQLKKKGK comes from the exons ATGCCCACCCAGCTGGAGATTGCCATGAACATCATGATTAGAACCTTCCACCGCTACTCCTGCAGGGAAGGAGACAGGTTCAAGCTCAACAAGGGGGAGCTGAAGATGCTCCTGCAGCGAGAGCTCACAGAATTCCTCTCG tgcCAGAAGGATCCCGAGCTGGTTGATAAGATTATGCAGGACCTGGATGCCAACAAGGACAATGAAGTGGATTTTAATGAATTCGTAGTCATGGTGGCAGCTCTGACGGTCGCTTGTAATGACTACTTTGTAGAACaactgaagaagaaaggaaagtaa